GTACTTGAAAAGCGCGTGGGCCTGCGTAACTACGCCGACACCGGTGAAATCTTGGATGCCCGAATCAGTTCTAGACTTTTGCGCGCCCTCTTCTTCCCGAATTCCGCTTTGCACGATGGTGCAGTCATCATGAACACCAAGCGCATTATTGCCGCCGGCTGTATCTTGCCCATGCCCACCGGTAACGCCGAAAAAGAAGCGGGCTACGGTATGCGTCACCGCGCCGCCAAGGCTCTCGCCGCCGAATGCGACGCCCTCGTGATCGTGGTGTCCGAAGAAACGGGCTACATCTCTATCGCCTACCGAAACACGCTGCGCCGAAACATCAGCGTCGCCGAACTCAAGCAAGAAATTATCCGCCACTGGGGCGAACTCTTTAACGACGTGCGTGAGTCGGCTAAGGCCGAAATTGCAGAAGAAGGTGCGAGGAACTGAGGTTTGAGGTCGCTTCGCTTTGAGGAATGAGGAATCTAAGGAAAATTTTATGACTGAAAAAAACAACGAAGAGCAGTTGAAGAATAAACGCAAGAAAAAGAATATTGCGATTCTCGTGTTGATGTTCCTCTTGCTGGTGACCCTTTTTATTGTGCAGTGTCACCTGGACCAGATCAAGCAAGACGCCCTGGCCAAAGAACAAGAAACCGCCCTTGAAATGCAGCGGCGCCACACGCTGGATAGCCTCCGCGCCCTGGAACAGGCCCGCGCCGACAGTATCCGTATGGCTGACTCACTGGCAAGACTCAGCGCTGACAGTTTGCGCCTCGCCGATAGCCTGCGTGTAGCAGACTCGCTTGCCGCCCTCAAGAACAACGTGAACCGCGACAGCATCCGTCACGTGCGCGACAGCCTGAATCACATCAAGGACAGTCTCGCCGCCATCGAAAAGGCTCGCCAGGATAGCCTGCAGCGCATCGCCGATTCCTTGGCCGTCATCGAAAAAGCCAAAGCCGACTCTCTCGAAAAGAAGCGCATTCAAGACAGCATCCGTGCTGCCGACCAGGTGCCGCCCGTTGCCGAAATTGCACCGCCCGCAGGCCGTTACTATGCCCCCATCAAGCTCAAGGTCAAGTGCGAAGAAATCAAGTGCAAGACATTCCTCTCCATTGGCGATACGCTCCACGCCCAAGAAGCGGGCAAAGCCATTGAATACAACAAGACCGGAAGCGTATTCTTCTACGCCGTGGACTCCGTGGGGAACCGCTCCGCCTGGGAAGAAGCCAAGTACGACATGGCCAGCGACAACGTTTGCGGCAAGAACGCCTACCCCGTTCCGCTCGGAGGCAAGACCGTTTGCGTAGACGCCTACGAATACCCGAACAAGGCCGACGAACTCCCCCGCGACATGGTGAGCCAGGAACAGGCCGCAAGCCTGTGCCAGCAAGAGGGCAAGCACCTCTGCAGCCTCGCCGAATGGCAGGCCGCCTGCAAGAGCAAGGACAACACGCGTTACAGCTATGGAGACAGCTACAAGCAGAGCAAGTGCAACACCAACACCAAGGCCGCCAAGCGCAGTGGCCGT
The Fibrobacter sp. UWH4 DNA segment above includes these coding regions:
- the cdaA gene encoding diadenylate cyclase CdaA encodes the protein MILFKLFGIIDVRPADILDVLLISIIIYYIFLLFRGTRAAQMIFGGLLLILAWIIAQWWELHTVVWLISNLATLGIIALVILFQPEIRSALTRIGQAASKLDFHNLFFHSSGLDEITKTIASACQDLAKTHTGALIVLEKRVGLRNYADTGEILDARISSRLLRALFFPNSALHDGAVIMNTKRIIAAGCILPMPTGNAEKEAGYGMRHRAAKALAAECDALVIVVSEETGYISIAYRNTLRRNISVAELKQEIIRHWGELFNDVRESAKAEIAEEGARN
- a CDS encoding SUMF1/EgtB/PvdO family nonheme iron enzyme; this encodes MTEKNNEEQLKNKRKKKNIAILVLMFLLLVTLFIVQCHLDQIKQDALAKEQETALEMQRRHTLDSLRALEQARADSIRMADSLARLSADSLRLADSLRVADSLAALKNNVNRDSIRHVRDSLNHIKDSLAAIEKARQDSLQRIADSLAVIEKAKADSLEKKRIQDSIRAADQVPPVAEIAPPAGRYYAPIKLKVKCEEIKCKTFLSIGDTLHAQEAGKAIEYNKTGSVFFYAVDSVGNRSAWEEAKYDMASDNVCGKNAYPVPLGGKTVCVDAYEYPNKADELPRDMVSQEQAASLCQQEGKHLCSLAEWQAACKSKDNTRYSYGDSYKQSKCNTNTKAAKRSGRKEQCRSWYGMYDMNGNLWEWTSTTSKDHPNMYLVAGGAWNTNNESKCTDNKFSFYPQNQYPNVGFRCCK